In Odontesthes bonariensis isolate fOdoBon6 chromosome 9, fOdoBon6.hap1, whole genome shotgun sequence, the following proteins share a genomic window:
- the laynb gene encoding layilin, with product MDFMKLFGTVIAVLFHPGSAFKINGERICRRGTERPCYKAFYIQDSRRRLTFEDARQTCRLDGGELLSIETESEQRLIARFIQELRVGDGDFWIGLRRSPQRHQAANTNPGCPSQYYWLDGSKAKYRNWHWDEPSCGSEMCVVLYHQPSVPPDEEGHFLFQWNDDNCRSKNNFVCKYQEEKVPVFIGDRSTAHPVSSRRPDILSTTEAVDRVKIRLPESSVSLSDNSLYVSYILYSTIPALLLLLFGAAGFFCYKYHAKRRKTETESFPSRSERWMSSTASSSPIQGPYAFSDITKLPHTALDCRLQPDTVTKSSCAPSHDFQCDDYENVSCVDKESGFVTNDIYETCRAQSHSQTGWVENDIYG from the exons ATGGATTTTATGAAGCTTTTTGGCACCGTTATCGCCGTTTTGTTCCACCCTGGATCCGCTTTTAAAATAAATG GTGAGAGAATTTGTCGGCGTGGGACTGAGCGCCCATGCTACAAGGCGTTCTACATCCAGGACAGCAGGCGGAGGCTGACCTTTGAGGATGCCAGGCAGACCTGTAGGTTGGATGGAGGTGAGCTGCTCAGCATTGAGACAGAAAGCGAGCAGCGACTGATTGCAAGGTTCATACAGGAGCTGAGGGTCGGAGATGGAGATTTCTGGATCGGACTCCGCCGCAGCCCACAGCGTCACCAGGCAGCAAACACAAACCCAGGTTGCCCATCACAGTACTATTGGTTGGATGGAAGCAAAGCCAAGTACAG GAACTGGCACTGGGATGAGCCATCGTGTGGTAGTGAAATGTGTGTGGTGTTGTATCACCAGCCCTCTGTACCACCTGATGAGGAAGGTCATTTCCTGTTCCAGTGGAATGATGACAACTGCAGATCCAAGAACAACTTTGTCTGCAAATACCAGGAAG AGAAAGTACCAGTTTTTATTGGCGACAGGAGCACAGCACATCCAG TTTCATCTCGGAGACCAGACATATTGTCAACTACAGAAGCTGTTGACAGGGTAAAAATAAGACTACCTGAGTCATCAG TGTCATTGTCAGACAACAGCCTCTATGTTTCCTACATCCTCTATTCAACTATTCCTGCTTTACTGTTGCTGCTGTTTGGAGCTGCTGGGTTCTTCTGCTACAAATACCATGCAAAAAG GAGAAAGACAGAGACAGAAAGCTTTCCCAGCAGATCAGAGCGCTGGATGTCATCAACAGCTTCGTCTTCTCCCATACAAGGACCCTATGCCTTCAGTGACATTACCAAGCTGCCTCACACTGCTCTGGACTGCAGGCTGCAACCTGACACTGTGACAAAGTCCTCCTGTGCTCCTTCACATGACTTCCAGTGTGATGATTATGAGAATGTCTCATGTGTGGATAAAGAGAGTGGCTTTGTGACCAATGACATCTACGAGACCTGCAGGGCTCAAAGCCACAGTCAGACTGGATGGGTGGAAAATGACATCTATGGATAA